The genomic stretch CGGAGTTTTGTCTTTACTGGCGCAACAAATATGCTAACCGGAGCGCCGTGCCCTTGTAGCTCAGCTGGTAGAGCAGCGGTTTTGTAAACCGAAGGTCGGCGGTTCGATTCCGTCCGGGGGCACCAGTTCCCTTGAGACAGTTCGGCTTCTGATACTCACTCGCCTGCCGAGCAGCGAGGATAAGGCCCAGCACCTATCAGCTACTTCTGCTCTGACGACCAAGGGAAGTTCACGTATCTGTCGCGGCTGTCGTAGCAGATGTTCCCGTACATCTTCAGATAGGCGTCCCGTCGGGCCGCGTCCGCATAAACCGAGGCTGGGTCCTTGAGGTCGGCCTCATACTGCGCAAGGTTGGCGCTCGTCAGCGCTATCGGAAGGATGTCCATCGCCTGCGGGATGCTTTTGCCTTCGAGCCAGTCGGCTGCAAACTCTCCCATGGCATATCCGAAGACGGGCGAGGATAACGAGATACTGGCCTTGTAGGGACTGTCCCCCTTCCTGATTTCAGCAACGGCTTCAGCCTCACCGTCAATTCCGCCGAGGAATTGGTCGGGCCGATCTTTCCCCGCCGCACGCAACGCTTCCAGCGCACCAAGCACGACCGCGTCGCCGCCGAGCACCACGTCGATGTCCGGATTGGCAAGAAGGATGGTTTGCATGGTGGCGAACCCGCCTTCCTTGCTAACCGGCTTCGGCGCGATATCTGCCACGATCGTCACGCCGGGCATGGCGTTCAAGCCGGCGCGCATTGCCTCGAACCGAGGCGCCAGAAACTCCATCGTGTCCTGGGTCAGCAGAACGACCTTGGCCTTCCCGTTGAGCTTGGTTTTTATGTGATTGATCGCTGCGTCGGTCAGCACCTTGCCAGTTCGATATTGCGGAGCATTGAGCAGCAATGTTGCCGGCGGAGGCACGATCGTGCCGACAAACGCACCAGACCAGATTGCCTGCTGAAGGGCGGGACTGAAAGCCGCCGGATCCGGAGACGTGGCAACCATGGCGCCAACCTTTGCCGCCACCAAAGACTGAACCTGGGTTATCGCCTTTCCCACATCATTTTCCACCAGAACTCTTCGATATTCCAAGCCCCGATCTCTTGCGGCCATGGACAGGCCATGGTCGACCCCCTGCAGGAAGTCGCGGTCGTTCTCCTGCACATAGGCCAGCACTTTTGTGAGACCAGCCGGGGCGTTGCATGAGGGCGCGAGTGGATCGAAGGCGGGGAATACCGTTCGCTGCGTGATGCCAGGGGCGCCGGCCTGGGCACTCGCGAAAGTCCCGCTCATCGTCGTAATTAGAAGCAGAGTTATGGCTGCCCCGCTTGGCCATCGGCGGGCAATCTTCTTATGATCAAACACGTCTGCCCCCCCGTCGGCGTCAACTGTTGGCGCCACGACTATCACATCGCACGCGCAATGCTGCCGCAGTGATTTTTCCACCTCGCCACGGCGCGGTCTACTATGCGGCGGTAGAGCGCCGTGGTTTCGTCGAAAACACCAAATGAGCGGCGGTTCCGGGCTGAAGCGTTCGATACTCGATCTTGGCGCCTAGGCTGATGCACATGGCATGGATGATTCTGCTGCCAACGCCGGTCCCTTTAGCCGGCGTACCTTCAGTCTTTCCAACCCCATCGTCTTCGACCACCAGTTCGGCTTGCTCGCGTGGCAGCTTGCTGAGCCGGACGCGGACTTCTCCGACACCATCCGGATAGGCGTATTTGAAGGCATTGGTGACCAGTTCGGTGATCACCACGCCGAGATTGATGCTGGTATCCGTTTCAAGTTCAATCGGCTCGATGTGGTAAGACAGGCTTACACCGTGAACCTGGCTGCGCATCGACGTTCGCAGATGATCGAGCAATCCGCTCAGATATTCGTCCAACGCAACTGAACGGACGTCGGATGAGCCGTAGAGCCGCCTGTGCACGAGCGAAATCGCAAAGATGCGATCCTGGGTTTCGGCGAGCGCTTCCTTGGAAGCGCGATCTCCGACAGCCTTCGATTGCAGGTTCACCAGCGACGAGACCAGAGCCAGGCTGTTGGCGACGCGGTGATTGACCTCTGACAAAAGCACCTCGGCCCGATCGCGCGCCTTGGCCAGGTCCTCGGTACGGGTGGCGACCCGTTGCTCCAACTCGCTGTTGAGCGCGTTGACCTCGTCGCGCGTGACGCGAAGTTCTTTGGTGTATCGCGCAGCACCATAGGCTGCTCCGCCAACCACGGCGACGATGACAAACCCGCCGATTGCCGAAACAAGCCGCAGCCATCCGCTGTTGGCACGCTGTTCGGCGACCCCCGACGTCAGCCTGTCATCCGCTCGTCCAATGATCCCCGAAAAGAACACATTGGCTTCGTCGGTCAGGGCCTTGCCTCTATTTGTGCGGAATATCGCCAGTATCTCGGCGTCGCGCTGATCTCGCTTGAGAGCTATCGTCTGATCGAACTCGTCAAACTTGGTGGTTATGATCGCAGACAGCCGTTGCAGCGTGGATTCCGAATTGGGATAGGATGTCAGCAAGGTCTGCAAAGCCTGCAGATGACGCTGCGCCTGAGCCTTGGCGGTCTGGTAAGGACCCAGATAAATCTCGTTCCCGGTGATGACGAAGCCACGCTCACTCGCCTCGGCCGTCTGCATCGCATTTCTCAACTCGACGGCCGCGATACGCGTGTCGCGCGCCTCAATCGCATTGTCGAAATAGGATTGAGCTCTCTGCCCCAGCCAGAAGTTGGTGGCGACGATTGCCATAAGGGCTACGAATCCGATGAGCAGGGACGCGGACGTGAGTCGGACAATTTTGCGGCTGGAAACTGGCATTCGGGCATTCCTGCCCGATTTTGGGTGGCCGCGCCATCATGTAGTGAGAGCTAATAAGCCGCACACGCAAAACTTGCTGCTCTGCGCTGATTTTGCGCCGACACCCGACGTCGATCAGCCGGCACCCGCGAACATCTTTCCGCACCGCGAACTGGTGGAGAACGACGGGGCGGCGGCGCTTACCGCCTAATGTCCTAGTTCGGGCATCTCTCAAAAAAAGCGGATCGTTGGATTTCCGGCAGGCCTTCGAACCGAACCCGAACCACCTCGATCCTTGCTCCAACCTTCTGAAAGACAAGATGCATGTTGTCGTAGTCGTGTTGGGATGCCGTTTTGCCATCTGATCGGGTGACCGTTACGGGGTGGAGGCCTATCCCAATCTCGTCGCTGGCAACGAGTGCCGATTCAGTGATTTGGTCGACGGTGGTAATCAACACTCCGTCGCGCTTGTCCAGGATGGTCGCCCTCACCTCTGCGCCAAACGGTGCCGCAAAAGTAACTCTATCAAACCTCGGTTGAGAAAATTCCCTGCTGCAATCCGGCGACCACGTTCCCATGAGGCCAAATTGCTTTATGGGCCCTTCAATGTCAGCGCCAAAGGCTGGAGCGGAAAACACACCAGATGCCAAGAGAAC from Mesorhizobium sp. NZP2077 encodes the following:
- a CDS encoding sugar ABC transporter substrate-binding protein; protein product: MFDHKKIARRWPSGAAITLLLITTMSGTFASAQAGAPGITQRTVFPAFDPLAPSCNAPAGLTKVLAYVQENDRDFLQGVDHGLSMAARDRGLEYRRVLVENDVGKAITQVQSLVAAKVGAMVATSPDPAAFSPALQQAIWSGAFVGTIVPPPATLLLNAPQYRTGKVLTDAAINHIKTKLNGKAKVVLLTQDTMEFLAPRFEAMRAGLNAMPGVTIVADIAPKPVSKEGGFATMQTILLANPDIDVVLGGDAVVLGALEALRAAGKDRPDQFLGGIDGEAEAVAEIRKGDSPYKASISLSSPVFGYAMGEFAADWLEGKSIPQAMDILPIALTSANLAQYEADLKDPASVYADAARRDAYLKMYGNICYDSRDRYVNFPWSSEQK
- a CDS encoding CHASE3 domain-containing protein; this encodes MAIVATNFWLGQRAQSYFDNAIEARDTRIAAVELRNAMQTAEASERGFVITGNEIYLGPYQTAKAQAQRHLQALQTLLTSYPNSESTLQRLSAIITTKFDEFDQTIALKRDQRDAEILAIFRTNRGKALTDEANVFFSGIIGRADDRLTSGVAEQRANSGWLRLVSAIGGFVIVAVVGGAAYGAARYTKELRVTRDEVNALNSELEQRVATRTEDLAKARDRAEVLLSEVNHRVANSLALVSSLVNLQSKAVGDRASKEALAETQDRIFAISLVHRRLYGSSDVRSVALDEYLSGLLDHLRTSMRSQVHGVSLSYHIEPIELETDTSINLGVVITELVTNAFKYAYPDGVGEVRVRLSKLPREQAELVVEDDGVGKTEGTPAKGTGVGSRIIHAMCISLGAKIEYRTLQPGTAAHLVFSTKPRRSTAA